One genomic region from Xenopus laevis strain J_2021 chromosome 2L, Xenopus_laevis_v10.1, whole genome shotgun sequence encodes:
- the LOC121399918 gene encoding uncharacterized protein LOC121399918 encodes MPEHRRASVPSYKERSTGGIAQSSPQSGENSYFGGSVAAVGQKDTRRCFSCNQMGHVRTGCPHKKEPTSPGQPVVMLVSGKPENLHHHMQSVIVGDKVTQGLRDSGSNLSLVRPEMINTGDIIPGKTLSIKGVGGSHPKVPVAKVFLDWGAGRGLREVGVTNEIPVNVLLGNDLGYMITAFVPYDQVSLGPAALECGHPPQQVIVKSTMQQSNWEGGLGGRSQSQPVPEPVLSQSRDKKGEGEERFPLGVSLVQPGSIPAVRDFQRVIPDPVPKMPEVLSGGQQLRQAQESVQKHEGQVVRTQSRVLVDNATQTGESDGSSGPGIALMPEPVLRGGQVVSTKEERLTVPGVAPKSDSNKVVFPEVQSIKDKPSGLCQPKTKQVSGDQGGIKGVGGLQLLSMSRPREWEIRDRLEGPSVNKVGGIGQMPEESSDRPLPTMQTCTLSRDSADRGKMGSIPTSNQSSTWDYTDTALKEQDFRPGR; translated from the exons ATGCCAGAGCACCGCAGAGCATCTGTACCAAGCTACAAGGAGCGATCAACAGGAGGAATCGCACAAAGCAGTCCACAGTCTGGTGAGAATTCATATTTTGGGGGGTCTGTTGCAGCTGTGGGGCAAAAGGATACCCGCCGATGTTTTTCCTGCAACCAGATGGGCCATGTGAGGACTGGCTGTCCACATAAGAAGGAACCAacttcacctggacagcctgttGTGATGCTTGTGTCTGGTAAGCCTGAGAATCTACATCATCATATGCAGTCTGTGATTGTGGGGGACAAAGTGACTCAGGGACTAAGAGACTCAGGTTCTAATTTGTCTCTGGTGCGTCCAGAGATGATAAACACTGGGGACATTATACCTGGAAAGACTTTGTCCATAAAGGGAGTGGGTGGGAGCCACCCAAAGGTGCCTGTGGCAAAAGTTTTCTTGGATTGGGGTGCGGGGAGAGGTCTAAGGGAAGTGGGTGTAACTAATGAAATTCCTGTAAATGTCTTGTTGGGGAATGATTTGGGTTACATGATAACTGCTTTTGTGCCCTATGACCAGGTCTCACTAGGTCCAGCCGCGCTGGAGTGTGGCCACCCACCTCAACAGGTAATTGTAAAAAGTACAATGCAGCAAAGTAACTGGGAGGGAGGACTGGGAGGCAGGAGCCAGAGTCAACCAGTGCCTGAACCAGTGTTGTCCCAAAGTAGGGATAAGAAGGGAGAGGGGGAGGAGAGGTTTCCTCTAGGAGTCTCCCTGGTGCAGCCCGGTAGTATACCGGCAGTGAGGGATTTCCAGCGTGTAATCCCTGATCCTGTACCCAAAATGCCTGAAGTCTTGAGTGGGGGTCAGCAGCTACGCCAAGCTCAGGAGTCAGTGCAGAAGCATGAGGGACAGGTGGTTAGGACTCAGAGTAGGGTCCTAGTGGATAATGCCACTCAGACTGGGGAGAGTGATGGTAGTAGTGGGCCAGGAATAGCCCTCATGCCAGAACCAGTACTGAGGGGCGGTCAGGTGGTCAGTACTAAGGAGGAAAGGCTGACAGTACCAGGAGTTGCTCCCAAGTCAGATAGCAACAAAGTAGTTTTTCCAGAAGTCCAGAGTATTAAGGACAAGCCCAGTGGTTTATGCCAACCCAAGACTAAGCAGGTCAGTGGAGACCAGGGTGGCATCAAGGGGGTGGGAGGCCTCCAACTACTTTCTATGTCTAGGCCCAGGGAATGGGAGattagagataggctggagggcccCTCAGTGAACAAG GTGGGAGGAATAGGTCAGATGcctgaggagagcagtgatagaCCATTGCCTACTATGCaaacctgcactctgtccagagACAGTGCAGATAGAGGCAAAATGGGAAGTATACCTACATCAAACCAGTCCAGTACCTGGGATTATACTGATACAGCCCTCAAGGAACAAGACTTTAGGCCGGGGAGGTAG